Proteins from one Candidatus Methylomirabilota bacterium genomic window:
- a CDS encoding OmpH family outer membrane protein, giving the protein MRRRFPHALTGLVLAGVFVGAGVVPVRAQTVKIGFVDLQRVLVGSKRGQEVLANLQAKKDAKQREIEAQEKEIRQMEANLQKQRDALTEDAKKDREREIRDRTRDLRRAVEDLSRSFTERERDLQQRLIQEVAVVVRAYGKEKGYLLIMEKRLSGVMYGSETVDLTDEMIAAYDASVSKK; this is encoded by the coding sequence ATGAGACGAAGATTTCCACACGCACTGACGGGATTGGTGCTGGCTGGCGTTTTCGTGGGAGCCGGGGTGGTCCCGGTGAGGGCCCAAACGGTCAAGATCGGTTTTGTCGACCTCCAGAGAGTCTTGGTAGGGTCGAAGAGGGGGCAGGAAGTCCTGGCAAACCTACAGGCAAAAAAGGACGCGAAGCAGCGGGAGATCGAGGCCCAAGAAAAGGAGATTCGCCAGATGGAGGCGAATCTGCAGAAGCAACGTGATGCATTAACTGAGGACGCCAAGAAAGATCGGGAGCGGGAGATTCGGGATCGCACGCGAGACCTACGTCGGGCGGTGGAGGACCTCAGTCGCTCTTTTACCGAGCGCGAACGAGATCTTCAACAGCGATTAATTCAGGAGGTTGCCGTGGTGGTGCGGGCCTACGGCAAGGAAAAGGGCTATCTCCTGATCATGGAGAAGCGGTTAAGCGGGGTCATGTACGGCAGCGAAACGGTCGATCTGACCGACGAGATGATCGCTGCCTATGATGCCAGCGTCAGCAAGAAGTAG
- the fabZ gene encoding 3-hydroxyacyl-ACP dehydratase FabZ has protein sequence MGDGGMDILEIQKHIPHRHPFLLVDRILEVEKGHRIAGIKNVTINEPFFAGHFPGRPIMPGVLLIEGMAQAGGVLWSVTIDALQGGTPQYMYFAAIDKVKFRRPVYPGDQVRYEVKMVSLKGRFCKMRGSATVDGQLVVEADLVAMRVEPDQ, from the coding sequence ATGGGTGACGGTGGGATGGATATTCTCGAGATTCAAAAGCACATTCCTCACCGCCATCCATTTCTTCTGGTGGATCGAATCTTGGAAGTGGAGAAGGGCCACCGCATCGCGGGAATCAAGAATGTCACTATCAACGAGCCTTTTTTTGCTGGCCACTTTCCCGGGCGTCCTATCATGCCGGGAGTCCTCCTCATCGAAGGAATGGCGCAGGCGGGAGGGGTTCTCTGGAGCGTGACAATCGATGCGCTTCAGGGGGGCACACCTCAGTACATGTATTTTGCGGCTATCGATAAGGTCAAGTTCCGGCGGCCGGTCTATCCCGGTGACCAAGTCCGGTATGAGGTCAAGATGGTGAGTCTCAAGGGTCGATTCTGCAAGATGCGGGGTTCTGCCACCGTGGATGGCCAACTGGTAGTGGAAGCGGACCTTGTCGCGATGCGCGTGGAGCCCGACCAATGA
- the lpxB gene encoding lipid-A-disaccharide synthase — MNKKIFIVAGEASGDLHGADLTRALCSLDPEVTLVGMGGERMREAGVHLLVDAGELAAVGLTEVFSRLAALGRAFRKLRRALAVQRPDLLLLIDFPDFNFWLARSSRRMGIPILYYISPQVWAWRRGRVRTLKRLVEKVVVIFPFEEALYREAGVPVAFVGHPMLDRLRDVPTREEARRRLGCGELELIVGLLPGSREGEIMHHLPVLKRAVAQIAQAKPDIRFLLAVANSLPPYLVETLLEGSNSLIRPLYGQTYQVMRAADLLITASGTATLEAGLLGTPMIIVYQVSRLTWWAGKLLVDVPSIGMVNLVAGRRVVPELIQNDFTPERVARIALELLHSPEALGAIRQELNEVRGRLGEEGASLRAAREVLKTLQETEDRG; from the coding sequence ATGAATAAGAAGATCTTCATCGTTGCCGGCGAGGCCTCAGGGGATCTCCATGGAGCTGACCTGACACGGGCCCTCTGCAGCCTAGACCCCGAGGTCACCCTTGTGGGAATGGGAGGGGAGCGGATGCGGGAGGCGGGCGTCCATCTCCTGGTCGATGCTGGGGAGTTAGCCGCGGTGGGTCTCACCGAGGTCTTCTCTCGCCTTGCGGCGCTGGGACGGGCTTTTCGTAAGCTCCGGAGGGCCCTTGCGGTCCAACGTCCCGACCTTCTCCTCCTTATTGACTTCCCCGACTTCAACTTTTGGCTCGCTCGGTCCTCCCGGCGGATGGGGATTCCAATCCTCTACTATATTAGCCCTCAAGTCTGGGCCTGGCGCCGGGGACGGGTCCGGACGCTGAAAAGGCTGGTGGAGAAGGTCGTCGTTATATTTCCGTTTGAGGAAGCCCTCTATCGTGAGGCGGGAGTCCCCGTCGCTTTTGTCGGACACCCCATGCTGGACCGGCTCCGGGACGTCCCCACCAGAGAGGAAGCCCGCCGCCGACTGGGCTGCGGGGAGTTGGAACTCATCGTCGGCCTCCTTCCTGGGAGCCGGGAGGGGGAGATTATGCACCACCTTCCCGTGCTCAAAAGGGCAGTGGCCCAGATTGCCCAGGCAAAGCCCGACATCCGGTTTCTCCTCGCCGTGGCCAATTCTCTTCCCCCCTACCTCGTGGAAACGCTACTCGAGGGGAGCAATTCCCTCATTCGGCCTCTGTACGGACAGACCTATCAGGTCATGCGGGCGGCGGATTTGCTGATCACCGCGTCAGGGACGGCAACACTCGAAGCAGGGCTCCTCGGAACCCCGATGATTATTGTCTACCAGGTCTCTCGGCTCACCTGGTGGGCCGGGAAGCTCTTGGTGGATGTTCCCTCCATCGGGATGGTAAACTTAGTTGCAGGAAGGCGGGTGGTCCCCGAGCTCATCCAGAATGATTTTACGCCAGAGCGGGTCGCCAGAATCGCCCTGGAGCTGCTGCACAGCCCCGAGGCCCTCGGTGCGATTCGTCAGGAACTGAATGAAGTTCGGGGAAGGCTAGGGGAGGAGGGGGCCTCTCTTCGTGCCGCCCGAGAGGTGCTGAAGACGCTCCAAGAGACGGAGGACAGGGGTTAG
- a CDS encoding lysophospholipid acyltransferase family protein encodes MGRGWKRYRTHPVVLGVLTRLAAVVMRGLFRSLRVAYVGREVLDRLIQEEGKQVLVAFWHGRLLMMPFGPFGNPQVRWSIMVSRHADGEYISRVAERLGIYSVRGSARRGGPWALLGMIRASRKGSHLAITPDGPIGPREQVKPGTIELARLAGTPIIPVAFAASRGKFLHSWDRFLIPYPFARGVFVCGEPVLVSPKAGSDEVEKARAVLEEHLHHITAVADAYFKQRQSAI; translated from the coding sequence GTGGGACGAGGCTGGAAGCGGTACCGGACGCATCCTGTTGTCCTAGGTGTGCTCACCAGGCTGGCGGCAGTTGTGATGCGTGGACTTTTCCGGTCCCTGCGGGTTGCCTATGTGGGGCGCGAGGTCCTTGACCGGCTCATTCAGGAGGAGGGGAAGCAAGTCCTCGTGGCCTTCTGGCACGGCCGGCTCCTCATGATGCCCTTTGGGCCCTTTGGCAATCCCCAGGTTCGCTGGAGCATTATGGTCAGTCGGCACGCGGATGGGGAATATATCAGTCGGGTGGCAGAACGCCTTGGCATTTACTCGGTTCGGGGATCGGCCCGCCGGGGCGGTCCCTGGGCACTTTTGGGCATGATTCGGGCCTCCCGGAAGGGGTCTCACCTGGCCATTACACCCGACGGGCCCATCGGCCCCAGGGAACAGGTAAAGCCAGGGACCATCGAGCTCGCCCGTCTAGCCGGCACGCCGATCATCCCCGTTGCCTTTGCCGCTTCACGGGGGAAGTTCCTGCACAGCTGGGACCGGTTTCTGATTCCCTATCCTTTTGCACGTGGGGTCTTTGTCTGTGGAGAACCGGTCTTGGTATCACCCAAGGCCGGGTCCGACGAAGTGGAAAAGGCGCGGGCCGTCTTGGAAGAACACCTTCACCACATTACGGCGGTGGCGGATGCCTATTTTAAACAGCGGCAGTCAGCCATCTGA
- the lpxA gene encoding acyl-ACP--UDP-N-acetylglucosamine O-acyltransferase — translation MSTVAGKKRRGRPVTRGRESIRLHPTAIVAPTAQLGGGVTIGPLAVIGERVCIGEGTTIGSHVVIDGWTEIGRGCRIFPHAVLGTEPQDLKFHGEKSHLFVGDHTVIREFATVNRGTASGGGKTVVGDHTFIMAYAHVAHDCFLGDHVILANAATLGGHVTIEDYAIVGGLCGVHQFCRIGKYALVGGCSAVNQDIPPFIKAQGNRPELYGLNSVGLKRHDFSKETLQKLRRAYRLLFQSGLNTSDGMARVEEEVRDCPEVTYLVQFIKFSQRGITR, via the coding sequence ATGAGCACGGTGGCGGGGAAGAAGAGGCGCGGTCGTCCGGTAACTCGAGGGAGGGAATCGATTCGCCTTCATCCTACGGCGATCGTAGCCCCGACAGCCCAGCTTGGTGGGGGTGTGACCATTGGCCCCTTGGCGGTCATAGGGGAGCGGGTGTGCATCGGTGAGGGAACCACCATTGGGTCTCACGTGGTCATAGACGGATGGACAGAGATCGGTCGCGGGTGCCGAATCTTTCCCCATGCGGTTCTCGGTACGGAGCCACAGGATCTCAAGTTCCACGGAGAGAAAAGCCATCTTTTTGTTGGTGATCACACGGTCATCCGAGAGTTCGCGACAGTTAACCGGGGCACGGCAAGTGGTGGCGGGAAGACGGTAGTGGGCGATCACACGTTCATTATGGCGTATGCGCACGTCGCACATGATTGTTTTTTGGGTGACCACGTCATCCTTGCCAACGCTGCTACCCTGGGGGGCCACGTGACCATCGAGGATTACGCTATTGTGGGTGGCCTGTGCGGCGTACATCAGTTTTGCCGAATCGGCAAGTACGCGCTCGTCGGGGGCTGCTCCGCTGTCAATCAGGATATCCCTCCTTTCATCAAGGCCCAGGGAAACCGCCCCGAGCTGTATGGCCTCAACTCCGTGGGGCTGAAGCGTCACGACTTCTCGAAGGAAACCCTCCAAAAGTTGCGGCGGGCCTACCGCCTTCTCTTTCAGTCTGGTCTCAACACCTCAGACGGCATGGCGCGAGTGGAAGAGGAAGTCCGCGACTGTCCCGAAGTCACGTATCTCGTGCAATTCATCAAATTCTCCCAGCGGGGGATCACACGATGA
- a CDS encoding 3-deoxy-D-manno-octulosonic acid transferase, which yields MRILYSIGLFFAMLPYLPRYLRRMGRSGPFGLGLTERLGRYPEALTGRLQGKHPLWLHSVSVGEAVVGSILVSRLLARRPGLPILVSTVTPTGRKVAEERIPQAEAFIYWPLDFPGSVNRALTAVAPRLVLLTEGEIWPNFLDTCHHRQVPVLLVNGRISQRSLRGYQFVKPLFRRVLDQISLFCMRGEVDAERILALGADPQRVVVTGNIKYDDEDGNSHFPPHLDAVVRLMDGRPVWVAGSTHRGEESIILQAFRQVRSEVPDSVLVLAPRHPERVPEVETLLREADFPFVRRTHLPENSSALPPVILVDTMGELGHLYALATVVFVGGSLVPVGGHNILEPARYRRPILFGPHMDNFAEVAEAFLGEGMSHQVRDTRELVARVVELFRDTAAAREMGEAAYRVLDRNRGAAERTVTLVERFL from the coding sequence ATGAGAATCCTGTACAGCATCGGACTCTTCTTTGCCATGCTTCCCTACCTACCCCGCTACCTCCGCCGCATGGGTCGGAGCGGTCCATTCGGTCTCGGGCTCACGGAGCGGCTTGGCCGATACCCGGAGGCGCTCACCGGCCGGCTTCAGGGAAAGCATCCCCTCTGGCTGCATTCGGTCTCGGTCGGGGAGGCGGTCGTAGGGAGCATTCTGGTTTCAAGGCTCCTTGCGCGGCGTCCCGGACTTCCCATTCTTGTTTCGACCGTCACCCCGACAGGGCGAAAGGTGGCAGAGGAGCGGATTCCCCAAGCAGAAGCGTTCATCTACTGGCCCCTCGACTTCCCCGGATCGGTGAACCGGGCCCTCACGGCCGTCGCTCCCCGGCTTGTCCTGCTCACGGAGGGGGAGATTTGGCCAAACTTCCTTGACACCTGCCACCACCGACAGGTTCCGGTCTTGCTGGTCAATGGTCGGATTTCGCAGCGATCCCTCCGGGGCTATCAGTTCGTCAAGCCGCTATTCCGCCGGGTCTTGGATCAGATCTCCCTCTTCTGCATGCGAGGGGAGGTCGATGCTGAAAGGATCTTAGCGTTGGGAGCCGATCCTCAGCGAGTCGTCGTGACCGGGAACATCAAGTATGATGACGAAGATGGAAATAGCCACTTTCCTCCCCATCTTGACGCGGTTGTACGTCTCATGGACGGCCGACCCGTCTGGGTCGCAGGGAGTACCCACCGGGGGGAGGAAAGTATTATCCTGCAAGCCTTTCGCCAGGTCAGGAGCGAAGTTCCCGATTCAGTGCTGGTGCTTGCGCCACGTCATCCGGAACGGGTTCCCGAAGTGGAGACGCTCCTCCGGGAGGCAGATTTTCCCTTTGTCCGCCGGACCCATCTCCCAGAAAATAGTTCCGCGCTTCCGCCGGTCATCCTGGTCGACACGATGGGAGAACTCGGTCACCTGTATGCCCTCGCCACGGTGGTCTTTGTTGGGGGAAGTCTGGTCCCGGTGGGTGGGCACAATATCCTCGAGCCCGCGAGATATCGGCGGCCCATTCTGTTTGGTCCCCACATGGATAATTTTGCAGAGGTGGCTGAAGCGTTCCTGGGAGAAGGAATGTCTCACCAGGTTCGTGACACCCGTGAGCTTGTCGCGCG
- the bamA gene encoding outer membrane protein assembly factor BamA: MVRTLRTILILGPVFFLALRCPTIAWGQQTPLIKEIDIRGNRQVESGAIRQRIQTRVGDPFSPPKIRGDVERLFKMGFFDDVKVEAEELEGGLRLVYIVKEKPSVRAIRIEGVGDIDEDDILNRIDFGEGTVFNPQAVSRNADNIRSLYEEEGFYTAQVVGRFEKVSDTEVDVIFEIQQGPKFFVRDITFVGNEGLSARKLRKILATKERFFIPFLQPGVLKRSDLKQDVARIKAFSLDQGYLQVKVAEPEIHVDSEDQRLDIVIRIAEGSRFRVGNVQVEGSKIFTVEELQADLKLPKQEFFSRDFLRQDMAFLTGKYAELGYVFADIVPVTRVRPDETIVDVTLEVTEGIKTFVERIEIRGNTKTRDRVIRRYVPLAEGDVYNGKLLQQARAALGGLGYFEAVEVKTARGSAPDQLVLTIDVKEKPTGRVGLGGGFSTSGGALGSVFLSEDNIFGLGKRMRISATLGTVTSALNFTWDDPFFLDSEYSMHFAVFDRISDFDDFEEDRLGAEIRFGRRFLTYNSASLGYLYERVKITDVSPTASQAIKDEEGTTNTSSLNFGVNRVVLDNPGRPTRGYRAGLLGEVAGGFLGADTDFYKGILNAQYHYPLWKEFEVLGMIRGRGGFVKTFGDTVEVPLQERFFLGGSGSFRGSKFRELSPRALDGTGDRIGGNKFALLTVEAEFPIIKTFVNLSGALFADAANVFREGKSFEFDMFYAFGVGVGVVTPFGPVRVDLAYNPDPTVKNGNEDFLFHFNAGRAF, from the coding sequence GTGGTGCGCACCCTGCGGACTATCTTGATTTTGGGTCCTGTCTTTTTCCTTGCCCTGAGATGTCCCACCATTGCTTGGGGCCAGCAAACACCTCTGATCAAAGAGATCGACATTCGGGGGAATCGGCAGGTCGAGTCGGGTGCAATCCGGCAACGTATTCAGACCCGGGTGGGGGATCCTTTCTCACCCCCAAAAATCCGTGGAGATGTGGAACGCCTGTTCAAGATGGGATTCTTCGATGACGTTAAGGTAGAGGCGGAAGAATTGGAGGGGGGGTTGCGCCTCGTCTATATCGTCAAGGAGAAGCCCTCCGTCCGGGCCATTCGGATCGAAGGAGTCGGGGACATCGATGAAGACGACATTCTAAACCGTATTGACTTCGGGGAAGGAACGGTTTTCAATCCGCAGGCGGTCAGTCGGAATGCCGACAACATCCGAAGCCTGTACGAGGAAGAGGGGTTTTATACGGCCCAAGTGGTCGGGCGATTCGAAAAGGTCTCCGATACGGAGGTGGATGTCATCTTCGAAATCCAGCAGGGGCCCAAATTCTTCGTGAGGGACATCACGTTTGTGGGAAACGAGGGATTATCGGCCCGGAAGCTGCGCAAGATCTTGGCTACGAAGGAACGATTTTTCATTCCGTTTCTTCAGCCCGGGGTTCTCAAACGGTCGGACCTCAAGCAAGATGTAGCACGGATCAAGGCATTTTCTCTCGATCAAGGGTATCTGCAGGTCAAGGTGGCCGAACCGGAGATTCACGTCGATAGCGAGGACCAACGTTTGGACATCGTGATTCGAATCGCGGAGGGCTCCCGGTTTCGTGTGGGGAACGTACAGGTAGAGGGGAGCAAGATCTTTACCGTAGAAGAACTTCAGGCTGACCTGAAACTTCCCAAACAAGAATTCTTTAGTCGAGATTTCCTCCGACAGGACATGGCGTTCCTGACCGGGAAATATGCCGAACTGGGGTACGTTTTTGCGGACATCGTTCCGGTCACGCGGGTGCGGCCGGACGAGACGATTGTTGACGTGACCCTCGAGGTCACCGAAGGGATCAAGACGTTCGTGGAACGGATCGAGATCCGCGGCAATACGAAGACTCGGGATAGAGTGATCCGAAGGTATGTACCGCTGGCCGAGGGGGATGTCTATAACGGCAAGCTCCTGCAGCAGGCGCGGGCGGCCCTCGGCGGACTCGGGTACTTTGAAGCGGTAGAGGTCAAGACAGCTCGCGGATCCGCCCCGGATCAGCTCGTGCTCACGATCGATGTAAAGGAGAAACCCACCGGACGGGTCGGCCTCGGGGGTGGCTTCAGTACCTCCGGGGGGGCCCTCGGGTCCGTCTTTTTGAGCGAGGATAACATTTTCGGGCTCGGGAAGCGGATGCGTATTTCCGCGACGTTAGGCACCGTGACGAGTGCGCTGAATTTCACCTGGGATGATCCCTTCTTCCTGGATTCGGAATACTCGATGCACTTTGCTGTCTTCGACCGGATCTCCGACTTCGACGATTTTGAAGAGGACCGGTTGGGCGCCGAAATTAGATTCGGCCGTCGATTTCTCACGTATAATTCGGCCAGTCTCGGTTACCTATATGAGCGGGTCAAGATCACTGACGTCTCGCCCACTGCTTCGCAAGCTATTAAAGACGAAGAGGGAACGACAAACACCAGCTCCCTCAACTTCGGGGTGAACCGAGTCGTTCTCGACAATCCCGGCCGGCCGACACGGGGGTACCGGGCCGGCCTCCTCGGTGAGGTGGCGGGTGGATTCCTGGGAGCGGATACCGACTTTTACAAGGGCATTCTGAACGCCCAATATCACTACCCCCTGTGGAAAGAGTTCGAGGTCCTTGGAATGATTCGGGGGCGAGGCGGCTTTGTCAAAACCTTTGGGGATACGGTCGAGGTTCCCCTCCAGGAACGGTTCTTTCTCGGCGGGTCCGGTTCCTTTCGCGGAAGTAAGTTCCGGGAGCTGAGCCCCAGAGCTCTGGACGGCACCGGAGACCGGATCGGGGGCAATAAGTTTGCCCTCTTGACCGTCGAGGCGGAATTCCCCATTATCAAGACATTCGTAAACCTCTCGGGGGCGCTCTTCGCTGATGCCGCGAATGTCTTCCGCGAGGGCAAAAGTTTCGAATTCGACATGTTTTATGCATTTGGGGTTGGCGTCGGCGTGGTAACGCCCTTTGGCCCGGTCCGGGTTGATCTTGCATACAACCCCGATCCGACGGTCAAGAATGGGAACGAGGACTTCCTTTTCCATTTTAATGCGGGACGGGCCTTCTGA
- a CDS encoding Gfo/Idh/MocA family oxidoreductase: MGGERKTRVGVIGVGHVGQHHARIYRELPGVELAGIADIDPARLQEVKRVAEAPVFQDYRELFGHVEAVSLAVPTHLHAQIARECLDRGVDVLVEKPMAQTLEEAEELTDLAKRRGRILQVGHVERFNGAVRALHRIVKTPGFIECHRLSPFPQRGTDVDVILDLMIHDIDIILSLVKSPVSQVNAVGVPVLTDRVDISNARLEFASGCVANVTASRVSIERLRKIRIFQPDTYISLDYASQEITLFRRLPPDLASQPPQPPQIVREEVVVEKEEPLRLQLMSFLSSVRERTRPEVSGEEAVEALRVASQILAKI, translated from the coding sequence ATGGGTGGTGAACGAAAAACACGGGTGGGTGTCATCGGGGTGGGGCATGTGGGGCAACACCACGCCCGGATCTACCGCGAACTTCCTGGGGTCGAGCTGGCCGGAATCGCCGATATCGATCCCGCAAGGCTTCAGGAGGTCAAGAGAGTTGCAGAAGCTCCCGTGTTTCAGGATTATCGGGAGCTTTTTGGCCACGTTGAGGCCGTCAGCCTTGCCGTCCCCACGCATCTGCACGCCCAAATCGCCCGTGAGTGTCTGGATCGAGGGGTCGACGTCCTCGTCGAGAAGCCCATGGCCCAGACCTTAGAGGAGGCAGAAGAGCTGACGGATCTGGCAAAGCGGCGCGGCCGGATTCTCCAGGTGGGTCACGTAGAGCGCTTCAACGGGGCCGTTCGGGCCCTTCACCGGATTGTCAAGACACCGGGGTTCATCGAGTGTCACCGCCTCAGCCCTTTCCCTCAGCGTGGCACCGACGTGGACGTGATTCTCGATCTCATGATCCACGACATCGACATCATCCTAAGTTTGGTGAAGTCTCCCGTCAGTCAAGTGAACGCCGTCGGGGTGCCCGTCCTGACCGATCGGGTGGACATTTCCAACGCCCGGCTCGAATTCGCCTCAGGGTGTGTGGCCAACGTGACCGCCAGCCGGGTGAGTATTGAGCGCCTCCGCAAGATCCGCATCTTTCAACCTGACACGTACATTTCTCTCGACTACGCTAGTCAAGAGATTACCCTCTTCCGTCGCCTGCCGCCAGACCTCGCGTCCCAGCCGCCCCAGCCTCCACAGATCGTCCGGGAGGAGGTGGTCGTAGAGAAGGAAGAACCCCTCCGCCTGCAGCTGATGAGCTTCTTGAGTTCCGTTCGGGAGCGCACGCGACCAGAGGTCTCGGGGGAGGAAGCGGTGGAAGCCCTCCGGGTCGCCTCCCAAATCCTCGCGAAGATATAA
- the lpxI gene encoding UDP-2,3-diacylglucosamine diphosphatase LpxI (LpxI, functionally equivalent to LpxH, replaces it in LPS biosynthesis in a minority of bacteria.): MKRVGIIAGSGPLPMMAAREAKGLGWEVVVVAIREEADPAVEAVADRIHWIGVGQLGGLIRAFKREGVTEAIMVGKVRMSHLFARARPDVRGSLLLFRMKDRRGDTIMDAVAQELDREGISLLDCTRFLTQVLVEPGVLTRRAPTAREWDDIRFGQEVARTVAQSKIGQTVVVKNGTVLAVEAIEGTDAAVRRGAELGRGGVVVVKVCRPDHDFRFDVPVVGPATLAVLREVGGTALAVEAKRTLLLDREEALALADEAGISVVAD, translated from the coding sequence GTGAAGCGGGTCGGGATTATCGCTGGTTCCGGGCCCCTCCCCATGATGGCCGCTCGTGAGGCCAAGGGATTAGGCTGGGAGGTGGTAGTCGTCGCCATCCGGGAAGAGGCAGACCCTGCCGTGGAGGCGGTGGCGGACCGCATCCACTGGATTGGTGTGGGTCAATTGGGGGGGCTCATCCGTGCATTCAAGCGCGAGGGGGTGACCGAGGCGATCATGGTCGGTAAGGTTCGGATGAGCCACCTGTTCGCCCGTGCTCGCCCCGACGTCCGGGGGAGCCTTCTCCTCTTTCGCATGAAGGACCGCCGGGGAGACACCATCATGGACGCGGTCGCCCAGGAGCTCGACCGGGAGGGGATTTCCCTGCTCGACTGTACCCGGTTTCTCACTCAAGTGTTGGTAGAGCCGGGGGTGCTAACCCGGAGAGCCCCGACAGCGCGGGAGTGGGACGACATCCGGTTCGGCCAAGAGGTTGCGCGAACCGTGGCCCAGTCCAAGATCGGGCAGACGGTCGTGGTGAAGAATGGCACGGTTCTCGCCGTGGAAGCCATTGAGGGGACCGACGCTGCAGTAAGGCGGGGGGCGGAGCTCGGAAGGGGAGGCGTGGTCGTTGTCAAGGTCTGCCGCCCGGATCACGATTTTCGTTTTGATGTGCCAGTAGTGGGGCCTGCCACCCTTGCAGTCCTGCGGGAGGTTGGAGGGACGGCTCTCGCGGTGGAAGCGAAACGGACCCTGCTCCTTGATCGCGAGGAAGCCCTTGCGCTCGCGGATGAGGCTGGCATTTCCGTTGTCGCGGACTAG